A window of Verrucomicrobiia bacterium genomic DNA:
GAAGCGGAAGCGGCAACGGCAAGGCGGAGGGAGATTTGAAAACAGGCGGCGCCGGAGGGCTCAGCGGAAGCGCGGCCTCGGGCGGACAGGGCATGAAAGGCGGAGCCGGCGCGGCCGCAGAGTCGGGCAGCGATTGGGGCGTTCTGGGAAGCGCGGGTAAAGAAAGCGGCGCGGGGCTGAGTGGTGCGGCCGGAAATGAGGCGCGGGAAGGAAGCGGCGCTTCCGGAGAATCCACGGGACAAGGCGGACGGGGCGCGGGCAATGCCTCGCGCGGCGGAGGCAGTTCCTCCCTTAATTATATGGAAGGCTCGGGCGACGGAGCCGGAAAGAGCGGCGCGGGAGGCGAAGGCCTGGGCCGCGGCGGACTTTCTGCGGGCGCGGGACAGGGAGATTCGGGCAGCGCCGAAACGCGTTCGTCCGCCTCCGCTCCAGGCGCGCGCGAAGCGCTTGATCAGGCCGCGGCGCAAAAGGCAGTCTTGGAAGCAGCGGCTTCCGGAGCGGGACAAGGCAAGAGTGCCGGAGCTTCGGGACTTTCTTCCGGCGGCGCAGGGGCAGGGAATCAAAAAAAGGCGGACGGCAAAGGCGGCGGCGGTTCCGCGGCGGGCGCGGCTTCCGGGGCGGGAGCTGCGGCTGCGGGTTCGGGATCGGGAGCCGGTGGAGGCGGAGGCGCTTCTGCGGCACGGCGCGCGGCCTCGGGGTCTGCGGCGGGAGCGGGTTGGAGCGGTTCCGGAGCGGGCGGAAGTGCCGCGGGGCAGGCCGGAGGTTCCGGCGGCGGAGGAGGCGGTGCCGCGGGTCAGGCTGGCGGTTCCGGCGGCGGAGGTGGCGGTGCTGCGGGTGCGGGCGCTGGAGCTGCTGCGGGCGCGGGCGGAAAAGGCGATGCGCCTCCTTCCGAGAAACAGGACAAAACTCCGGAAACAAAAGAAGCGCGCGCTTCTCAGGCCACAAAAAATGAAGAAGGAAACCAGCCTCCGGAAAAATCGCCCCTCGAACAGGAAGGCGAGGCTCTGTCCGAAGAACAGGATCCGCTGAAATCCCAGCTGACGGACCAGGAAACGCAGCTGCAGAATCTCGACGAGCAGGACACCACGGCCGCGATCCGGGAATGGCTGCTCCAGGAAAAAATCCTGCTCAAGGAGATGAAGCGCTTCAAGCCCGTGAAGAAACCGAATCCGCGCAACGTGCCGTGGGAATTTTACGTGCTGCGGCAGAAACAATTGCTGAACCAGCTCAAGCAGCTTCGCCGCCGCATCGAATTTTTCGGCAAGAGCGACGACTATCTCCTCGAGCTGCAGAAGCTTTCCGAATTCGCCAACCGGCTGCTCGACCTTTTGAACCGCGGGGATTACACCGAATACGAAGCCGCGGCCCACGCTTATCAGGACCTTCTCAAAGACATCCGCAGCATCCGTCCCGTGCCTTCGCGGGAAGTCAAAGAATCCCAGAAGTACCGCGCCGCGGAAGAAGAGCCCGTGCCCGAAGCTTACCGGGCCATGGTGTCGCGTTACTACCAGCTTCTTTCCGAAAGATAACCATGAAATCCGGCCCGGGATTTTTCCCGGAGATAACATTTCTGAATCCGCTGCCGGGGCCCGTGCTGTTTTTTCTGGCCCTCGCGGCCGCGGTTTTTTTCTTCTCCGCCTTCCACCGGTTTTCCGTGAAGCCTTCCCGGCGGCTGCGCCTTGCGCTGGCGGTCCTGCGGGCGCTTGCGCTCGGGCTTGTCTTCCTCATCCTCCTGGATCCCTACACCCGCCAGCGGGGCCGCGCCGAATGGATGGGCGTGCTCGTGGACACGTCCGCCAGCATGGGCATTGCCGAGCCCGGCGAGGCCGCGCCGCGCTTTGCGCTGCTTCAGGCGTTCCTGGAACAGGACGCGGCCTGGAAAAAAAACGCGAAGCTGCTTTTCCGCACGATCGAGACTTTTGACGCCGGCCTGCATCCGGCGGAAGCACTTGGAAAAATGAAGCCGGAAGGAAAAGCCAGCCAGCTTGTCGCCGCGCTCCAGGAAATCGACAGCCGCTACCGGAACGACCCGGACCTCCTGGGCTGGATCGTGTTCACCGACGGCGCGGCCACGGATGCGCCGCCCCAGCCGGGCAGGATTTTCGGCGAGTTCTCTTTTCCCTGGATCGCGGTGCAGACAGCGTCCGAAAAAGAAATCCCGAACGTGCGGATGCTTACGCCGGAAATGCGGCCGCTCGCCTTTGCCGGCGAAATCATTCCCGCGAAGGTGCGGTGGACTTCCAATCTCGAGCCGAAAACGAAATTGAGCCTGAAGGTCCGCGTGGGCGAAAAAGAGGTGCTGGACAAATTGGTGGAGGCGGGCGACGGTGCCGCGGAGCTGGAGATCCAGGCGCCCGAAGCCGGGGACTATCCGGTCGAGGCCGCGCTCCATCCTCTGGACGCTGAAGGCGCGAGGGACGACAATTCCGCGCGCGCCTGGCTGCGTGTCGTGCCGCGCCGCGTGCGTGTTTTTTACATCGAGTCTTTTTACAAAGACGAAAACCGTTTCAAGAAAGCCCTCGAAACTGATGCGGACTTCGACGTGACGTTCGCGGCGAGCCTGCTCGGTTTCGCGCGCAAAAACCAGGTCCCGTTCATCAAAGACCCGCTGTACGGCCTGCCGCAGAAAAGGGAAAACTTTTTCCAGTACGACGCGATCGTGCTGAGCGACGTGAAGCGCTCGCTTCTTTCGCCCGACCAGGTGCGCTGGACGCGCCAGCTGGTGGAAGAGCAGGGCGGCGCGCTCATCATGATCGGCGGCATGGACTCCTTTGGCGACGGCGGTTACGTGGGCACGGAGATCGAGGCCATGCTGCCGGTCGAGATCAGCGAGGAATATAAGAAGGATGTTTTTCTCGCGGCCAAGGGCAAGGCGGAAAAACAATTCCGGCCCGTCCTCGTCAAAGGTGCTGAAGCGCATCCGCTGGTTCGGCTCGTGGACGATCCGTCCGAAAATGCGAACCTGTGGGCGAACATTCCACTGCTTGGCGGCTACAACTATGTCGGACGCCTGAAGCCGGGCGCCACCGCGATCCTGCAGCATCCGGCCGACGAAAGCACGTTCGGCCCGCGCGTCATCCTGGCCGTGC
This region includes:
- a CDS encoding glutamine amidotransferase, which translates into the protein MKSGPGFFPEITFLNPLPGPVLFFLALAAAVFFFSAFHRFSVKPSRRLRLALAVLRALALGLVFLILLDPYTRQRGRAEWMGVLVDTSASMGIAEPGEAAPRFALLQAFLEQDAAWKKNAKLLFRTIETFDAGLHPAEALGKMKPEGKASQLVAALQEIDSRYRNDPDLLGWIVFTDGAATDAPPQPGRIFGEFSFPWIAVQTASEKEIPNVRMLTPEMRPLAFAGEIIPAKVRWTSNLEPKTKLSLKVRVGEKEVLDKLVEAGDGAAELEIQAPEAGDYPVEAALHPLDAEGARDDNSARAWLRVVPRRVRVFYIESFYKDENRFKKALETDADFDVTFAASLLGFARKNQVPFIKDPLYGLPQKRENFFQYDAIVLSDVKRSLLSPDQVRWTRQLVEEQGGALIMIGGMDSFGDGGYVGTEIEAMLPVEISEEYKKDVFLAAKGKAEKQFRPVLVKGAEAHPLVRLVDDPSENANLWANIPLLGGYNYVGRLKPGATAILQHPADESTFGPRVILAVQNYGRGKVAAFTSDVTPNWGTEFQDWKDDEHGWLFAKFWRNALKWLTENRVLGRASALDIQISPDLAEAHEEIEIRVRVPEDAGPGAALRAELSKDGAVAASHAFSGGFENAAASWTVYGLEAGDYAVRVFYSAPDRMPVEAEKRFTVHESRRESDHLKGDSLLLKELTARTHGVYLPFEDAGGLESAIEKIRKVQLRRHAAPFWNRPGFYLALLALLMADWLLRKKKGLD